From the Paenibacillus tianjinensis genome, the window TCGAGCAGGGACGAAAGTCGGACTTAGTGATCCGGTGGTACCGCATGGAAGGGCCATCGCTCAACGGATAAAAGCTACCCTGGGGATAACAGGCTTATCTCCCCCAAGAGTCCACATCGACGGGGAGGTTTGGCACCTCGATGTCGGCTCATCGCATCCTGGGGCTGAAGTAGGTCCCAAGGGTTGGGCTGTTCGCCCATTAAAGCGGTACGCGAGCTGGGTTCAGAACGTCGTGAGACAGTTCGGTCCCTATCTGTCGTGGGCGCAGGAAATTTGAGAGGAGCTGTCCTTAGTACGAGAGGACCGGGATGGACGTACCGCTGGTGCACCAGTTGTTTCGCCAGAAGCATGGCTGGGTAGCTACGTACGGACGGGATAAGCGCTGAAAGCATCTAAGCGTGAAGCCCCCCTCAAGATGAGATTTCCCAATACGTAAGACCCCTTGAAGACGACGAGGTAGATAGGTTGGAGGTGGAAGTGCAGTAATGCATGGAGCTGACCAATACTAATCGGTCGAGGGCTTATCCAAATTTCGAAGAACGCAGATTCGTTTCGGATTCAGTTTTCAGGCGATTAAGCCTGCCGTTTGGTGGCGATAGCGGAAGGGTTCCACGCGTACCCATCCCGAACACGACCGTTAAGCCTTCCAGCGCCGATGGTACTTGGACCGAAGGGTCCTGGGAGAGTAGGACGCCGCCAAGCACATCAAGCCATTGTTGAGTCATCGACAATGGTTTTTTTGTGTCTTTTAGTAATGGGGATAAGTGTCATGGGAATGGAATGATGAAGCATTGGGTTGCTATTATAACTATTTGTGCATAACCAGAGCGGAAAAGAAAACTTATGCACATGTGGATAGCTTCTAAAAGTTCCAATAAATTTAAAAAGTACTCCCCAATTTGTGTGGATAGAGATATAGATTATGTGGATACTTCACTGGATAATGTGAATGAATACGTAAAGGGGCGTAATGTTATGGACAAGCAAAGTAATCTTTTGTGGACAGAGGATTTTACGGTACATGCAAGTGACACTGATTTTCAGTCCAAAGGCAAGCTGTCCTTTCTTCTGGATATTATGCAGCGTGCTGCGGATTCAGCAGTAGGCAGTCTGGGGTTAAGTATAGATAAAATGCTTGAGGCAAGAATGGGCTGGATGGTTATTACGCTTATTGTGGATATTCACCGGCTGCCTTTACCAAACGAAATGCTTAAAGTACATACCTGGAGCAAAGGGAACAAAGGAGCACTCTGGCAGCGTGATTATAGAATTTTTGATGAGAATAGCGTAGAAATTGCGTCGGCGCGTTCGATTTGGGCTCTTGTAGATATTGATAAACGCAAGATACTCCGGCCGTCAGCCCTCCCGATAGCCGTTGAGCCATACCTTGAGGATTCAGTGGGGAGTCTGCCGGATAAAGTAGTGATACCCGCAGATGTTCCTTTGCAGGAGGCTTATCGTTATCAGGTTAGGTATAGCGGACTTGACAAT encodes:
- a CDS encoding acyl-[acyl-carrier-protein] thioesterase; translation: MDRDIDYVDTSLDNVNEYVKGRNVMDKQSNLLWTEDFTVHASDTDFQSKGKLSFLLDIMQRAADSAVGSLGLSIDKMLEARMGWMVITLIVDIHRLPLPNEMLKVHTWSKGNKGALWQRDYRIFDENSVEIASARSIWALVDIDKRKILRPSALPIAVEPYLEDSVGSLPDKVVIPADVPLQEAYRYQVRYSGLDNNGHLNNARYVDLCCDALTLEEWEESKLTGLQITYAQEAKYGEEISIVRSSRTEEGIYVRGQDEGRVFFEACLRFGQ